The following proteins come from a genomic window of Corallococcus sp. NCRR:
- a CDS encoding TonB-dependent receptor, whose translation MSLNLNARSALAAASLLLTPPALAQAPQDGTPPAEAAPPAQAQPVITKPPELLQQVEALYPPEALAEELTASVRLIITIAADGSVSDVLPTEPAGHGFDEAAIAAVRQFRFSPAEVDGVPAPVQVEYIYHFTLNAPPEEAPKPDQAPVARKATLKGQLISRGSRSRVAGATVRCGDDPEAPEALSDADGRFSLDVAPGECAVRVVASGYQLYQTKEVLQEDETTEVNFFLAPTGGALETVVRSERPKKEVVRRTITRQEAQRTPGTFGDPIRVIQTLPGVARAPFISGQLLVRGSNPGQTATMMDGVGIPLLFHLLGGPSVVNAEFIDQLDFFPGGYGSQYGRAVGGIVEVGTRKGAADTFHGSVKVDLLDAGFFLEAPITDGISVAAAARRSYIDTILPAVLPKDEGSTLSVVPKYWDYQLRVDFGAKRDARSEEEARALAGSGRSTGYVMAFGSDDQLRLVTGGPETERDLTVDTHTLFHRIKGDWTYRKGNLTSVFTPYVGYDGTSFSFGAAKQDGVGYTVGAREVLGLELSSNLTVRTGLDLIYEHQSFDVQFPAPENFEYVAFPGAESVGELLVEHIGLGSFDGALFVEADLKVGKFIFTPGVRANYQRAGDARNVALDPRLWVAFNATERTQLKGSLGLYSQPGETFRFITLPYGNPDLSYQRAFQSSLGVEHRLTDVFNVDVTGFFNRRFSNIVAPGQLVSLPGGGVFQVPYSNDGIGRALGLEVMVKKQRASATDKWSGWLSYTFSQSLDGRAGPLPEGNGGFGGGFGPTGDDTAYGLSPFDQTHILTLVSNYVLGNGWELGGRFRYTTGRPTTPLNHTFDQYQVDRNRFSGLYGPYASARMRGFHQLDVRVDKGWQFQSWTLGLYLDVQNLYNAENTEFTFNDYRQRREYEVPGIPILPVVGVKGSF comes from the coding sequence ATGTCCCTGAACCTGAACGCCCGAAGCGCGCTCGCCGCGGCCTCGCTCCTGCTGACGCCTCCGGCGCTGGCACAGGCACCGCAGGATGGCACGCCGCCCGCGGAAGCGGCCCCGCCCGCGCAGGCCCAGCCCGTCATCACCAAACCTCCAGAGCTGCTCCAGCAGGTGGAGGCCCTCTACCCTCCCGAAGCGCTCGCAGAGGAGCTCACCGCCTCCGTTCGCCTCATCATCACCATCGCCGCGGATGGCTCCGTGTCGGACGTGTTGCCCACGGAGCCCGCGGGCCATGGCTTCGACGAGGCGGCCATCGCGGCCGTGCGCCAGTTCCGCTTCTCCCCCGCGGAGGTGGACGGTGTGCCCGCGCCGGTGCAGGTGGAATACATCTACCACTTCACCCTCAACGCCCCTCCCGAGGAGGCCCCCAAACCGGACCAGGCCCCGGTGGCGAGGAAGGCCACGCTCAAGGGCCAGTTGATTTCGCGCGGCAGCCGCTCGCGCGTGGCGGGAGCCACGGTCCGCTGCGGTGACGACCCGGAGGCGCCCGAGGCCCTCTCCGATGCGGACGGCCGCTTCTCCCTCGACGTGGCCCCTGGCGAGTGCGCGGTGCGCGTGGTGGCGTCCGGCTACCAGCTCTACCAGACGAAGGAGGTGCTCCAGGAGGACGAGACGACGGAGGTGAACTTCTTCCTCGCCCCCACCGGCGGCGCGCTGGAGACGGTGGTGCGCTCCGAGCGGCCGAAGAAGGAGGTCGTGCGCCGGACCATCACGCGCCAGGAGGCGCAGCGCACGCCGGGCACCTTCGGCGACCCCATCCGCGTCATCCAGACCCTGCCGGGCGTGGCGCGCGCGCCCTTCATCTCCGGCCAGCTCCTGGTGCGCGGCTCCAACCCCGGTCAGACGGCGACGATGATGGACGGGGTCGGCATCCCCCTCCTCTTCCACCTGCTCGGCGGGCCCTCGGTGGTGAACGCCGAGTTCATCGACCAGCTCGACTTCTTCCCGGGCGGCTACGGCAGCCAGTACGGCCGCGCGGTGGGCGGCATCGTGGAGGTCGGCACGCGCAAGGGCGCCGCCGACACGTTCCATGGCTCGGTGAAGGTGGACCTGCTGGACGCGGGCTTCTTCCTGGAAGCCCCCATCACGGACGGCATCAGCGTGGCCGCCGCCGCGCGGCGCTCGTACATCGACACGATCCTCCCCGCCGTCCTCCCCAAGGATGAAGGCAGCACGCTGTCCGTCGTCCCCAAGTACTGGGACTACCAGCTGCGCGTGGACTTCGGCGCGAAGCGGGATGCCCGTTCGGAGGAGGAGGCCCGGGCCCTGGCGGGCAGCGGACGCAGCACCGGCTACGTCATGGCCTTCGGCAGTGACGACCAGCTGCGCCTGGTGACCGGCGGCCCGGAGACGGAGCGCGACCTGACGGTCGACACGCACACCCTCTTCCACCGCATCAAGGGCGACTGGACCTACCGCAAGGGCAACCTCACGTCTGTCTTCACGCCGTACGTGGGCTACGACGGCACCAGCTTCAGCTTCGGCGCCGCGAAGCAGGACGGCGTGGGCTACACGGTGGGCGCGCGCGAGGTGCTGGGCCTGGAGCTGTCCTCCAACCTCACCGTGCGCACCGGCCTGGACCTCATCTACGAGCACCAGTCCTTCGACGTGCAGTTCCCCGCGCCGGAGAACTTCGAGTACGTGGCCTTCCCCGGCGCCGAGTCCGTGGGCGAGCTGCTGGTGGAGCACATCGGCCTGGGCTCGTTCGACGGTGCGCTCTTCGTGGAGGCGGACCTGAAGGTGGGGAAGTTCATCTTCACCCCCGGCGTGCGCGCCAACTACCAGCGCGCGGGCGACGCCCGGAACGTGGCGTTGGATCCCCGGCTGTGGGTGGCCTTCAACGCCACCGAGCGCACCCAGCTCAAGGGCTCGCTCGGCCTCTACAGCCAGCCGGGTGAGACGTTCCGCTTCATCACCCTGCCGTACGGCAACCCGGACCTCTCCTACCAGCGCGCGTTCCAGAGCAGCCTGGGCGTGGAGCACCGGCTGACCGACGTGTTCAACGTCGACGTGACGGGCTTCTTCAACCGGCGCTTCAGCAACATCGTGGCGCCCGGACAGCTCGTCTCCCTGCCGGGCGGAGGCGTGTTCCAGGTGCCGTACTCCAACGACGGCATCGGCCGCGCCCTGGGCCTGGAGGTGATGGTCAAGAAGCAGCGCGCGTCCGCGACGGACAAGTGGTCCGGCTGGCTGTCGTACACCTTCAGCCAGTCGCTCGATGGACGCGCGGGCCCGCTCCCGGAGGGGAACGGCGGCTTCGGCGGCGGCTTCGGTCCCACCGGCGACGATACGGCGTATGGCCTCAGCCCCTTCGACCAGACGCACATCCTCACGCTGGTGAGCAACTACGTCCTGGGCAACGGCTGGGAGCTGGGCGGGCGCTTCCGCTACACCACCGGCCGCCCCACGACGCCGCTCAACCACACGTTCGACCAGTACCAGGTGGACCGCAACCGCTTCAGCGGCCTGTACGGTCCCTATGCGTCCGCGCGCATGCGCGGCTTCCACCAGCTGGACGTGCGGGTGGACAAGGGCTGGCAGTTCCAGAGCTGGACGCTGGGGCTCTACCTCGACGTGCAGAACCTCTACAACGCGGAGAACACCGAGTTCACGTTCAATGACTACCGGCAGCGCCGCGAGTACGAGGTGCCCGGCATCCCCATCCTCCCCGTGGTGGGCGTGAAAGGAAGCTTCTGA
- a CDS encoding ATP-binding cassette domain-containing protein, protein MTSSDKTASQRRSNPADSHDLIRVQGARENNLKDVSVELPKRRLTVFTGVSGSGKSSLVFGTIAAESQRLINETYSAFVQGFMPTLGRPEVDVLEGLTTAIIVDQERMGANSRSTVGTATDANAMLRVLFSRLGKPHIGSSNAFSFNVPSVRATGEMTVEKGEGSKTEKKVFNVTGGMCPKCEGMGQVSDIDLTQLYDDSKSLNEGAITIPGYTADGWLVRIFGASGFLDPDKPIRKYTRQELHDFLHKEPTKVKVEKMNLTYEGLIPRIQKSFLSKDVDAMQPHIRAFVERAVTFTACPECKGTRLSEAARSSKIKGINIADACAMQISDLAEWVRGLDSPSVAPLLASLRHTLESFVEIGLGYLSLDRPAGTLSGGEAQRTKMIRHLGSSLTDVTYVFDEPTVGLHPHDIQRMNELLLRLRDKGNTVLVVEHKPEMIAIADHVVDLGPGAGTAGGEIVFEGTVEALRASDTLTGRHLSDRVALKPSVRKSFGVLKVRGANTHNLKKVDVDIPLGVLVVVTGVAGSGKSSLIHGSVGTRDGVVSIDQAPIRGSRRSNPATYTDLLEPIRKAFAKANGVKPALFSANSEGACPTCNGAGVIYTDLAMMAGVTTVCEDCEGRRFQASVLEYKLGGLNIAQVLDLPVKDAVAFFGSGKAQTPAASAILQRMADVGLGYLRLGQPLTTLSGGERQRLKLATHMGDEGGIYVLDEPTTGLHLADLQQLLGLLDRLVDAGKSVIVIEHNQAVMAHADWIIDLGPGAGHDGGRIVFEGIPADLVAAKSTLTGKHLAEFVGSASKAAAVKAPEPTRARSQKRSS, encoded by the coding sequence ATGACCTCCTCCGACAAGACCGCCTCGCAGCGCCGTTCGAATCCCGCGGACAGCCATGACCTGATCCGCGTCCAGGGGGCTCGCGAGAACAACCTCAAGGACGTCAGCGTGGAACTGCCCAAGCGGCGGCTCACCGTCTTCACCGGCGTCTCCGGCTCCGGCAAGTCTTCGCTCGTCTTCGGCACCATCGCCGCGGAGTCGCAGCGGTTGATCAACGAGACCTACAGCGCGTTCGTCCAGGGCTTCATGCCCACGCTGGGCCGCCCCGAGGTCGATGTCCTGGAAGGCCTGACCACCGCCATCATCGTCGACCAGGAGCGCATGGGCGCCAACTCCCGCTCGACGGTCGGCACCGCGACGGACGCCAACGCCATGCTGCGCGTGCTGTTCAGCCGCCTGGGCAAGCCGCACATCGGTTCGTCCAACGCCTTCTCCTTCAACGTCCCGTCGGTCCGCGCCACCGGCGAGATGACCGTCGAGAAGGGCGAGGGCAGCAAGACCGAGAAGAAGGTCTTCAACGTCACCGGCGGCATGTGTCCCAAGTGCGAGGGCATGGGGCAGGTCAGCGACATCGATCTGACCCAGCTCTATGACGACAGCAAGTCGCTCAACGAGGGCGCCATCACCATCCCCGGCTACACCGCGGACGGCTGGCTCGTGCGCATCTTCGGGGCCTCGGGATTCCTCGACCCGGACAAGCCGATCCGCAAGTACACCCGGCAGGAGCTTCACGACTTCCTCCACAAGGAACCGACCAAGGTGAAGGTCGAGAAGATGAACCTCACCTACGAGGGGCTCATCCCGAGGATCCAGAAGTCGTTCCTGTCCAAGGACGTGGACGCCATGCAGCCGCACATCCGTGCCTTCGTGGAGCGCGCGGTCACCTTCACCGCCTGCCCCGAATGCAAGGGCACCCGGCTCAGCGAGGCCGCCCGGTCCTCCAAGATCAAGGGCATCAACATCGCCGACGCCTGCGCGATGCAGATCAGCGATCTGGCCGAGTGGGTGCGCGGCCTGGACTCGCCGTCCGTCGCTCCGCTGCTGGCGTCGCTGCGGCACACGCTCGAATCGTTCGTGGAGATCGGCCTGGGCTATCTCAGCCTCGACCGGCCCGCCGGCACGCTGTCGGGCGGTGAGGCGCAGCGCACCAAGATGATCCGCCACCTCGGGTCCTCGCTCACCGACGTGACCTACGTCTTCGACGAGCCGACGGTTGGCCTGCACCCGCACGACATCCAGCGGATGAACGAGCTGCTGCTGCGCCTGCGCGACAAGGGCAACACCGTGCTCGTGGTCGAGCACAAGCCGGAGATGATCGCGATCGCCGACCACGTCGTCGACCTGGGCCCCGGCGCCGGCACCGCTGGCGGCGAAATCGTCTTCGAAGGCACCGTCGAAGCCCTCCGCGCCAGCGACACGCTCACCGGGCGCCACCTGAGCGACCGGGTCGCCCTGAAGCCGTCCGTGCGCAAGTCCTTTGGCGTCTTGAAGGTGCGCGGCGCCAACACGCACAACCTGAAGAAGGTCGACGTCGACATCCCGCTCGGCGTGCTGGTGGTGGTGACGGGCGTGGCCGGGTCGGGCAAGAGCTCGCTGATCCACGGCTCGGTGGGCACCCGGGACGGGGTGGTGTCCATCGACCAGGCCCCGATTCGCGGCTCGCGGCGCAGCAACCCCGCGACGTACACCGACCTGCTGGAGCCGATCCGCAAGGCCTTCGCGAAGGCCAACGGCGTGAAGCCCGCGCTGTTCAGCGCCAACTCCGAGGGCGCCTGCCCGACCTGCAACGGCGCGGGCGTCATCTACACCGACCTGGCGATGATGGCCGGCGTCACCACGGTCTGCGAGGACTGCGAAGGCCGGCGGTTCCAGGCGTCGGTGCTGGAGTACAAGCTCGGTGGGCTCAACATCGCCCAGGTGCTCGACCTGCCCGTGAAGGACGCGGTCGCCTTCTTCGGCTCAGGCAAGGCGCAGACGCCGGCCGCGTCGGCCATCCTCCAGCGCATGGCCGACGTGGGTCTCGGCTACCTCCGGCTCGGCCAGCCGCTCACCACGCTGTCGGGTGGCGAGCGGCAGCGGCTCAAGCTCGCGACGCACATGGGGGACGAAGGCGGCATCTACGTGCTCGATGAGCCGACCACTGGCCTGCACCTGGCTGACCTTCAGCAGTTGCTCGGGCTGTTGGACCGGCTGGTGGACGCTGGGAAGTCCGTCATCGTGATCGAGCACAACCAGGCGGTGATGGCGCACGCGGACTGGATCATCGACCTGGGGCCGGGGGCGGGCCACGACGGCGGACGCATCGTGTTCGAAGGCATCCCGGCGGACCTGGTCGCGGCGAAGTCGACGCTGACCGGCAAGCACCTGGCGGAGTTCGTCGGCAGCGCGTCGAAGGCTGCCGCTGTGAAGGCCCCCGAGCCGACCCGGGCGCGTTCCCAGAAGCGATCTTCCTGA
- a CDS encoding DinB family protein: protein MDSQENSSLRSVLLTQLDTAWALTQYHLNGLTTRECLLRPARKGLHVEQGQDGVWRAEWPESEAYDIGPASIAWLTWHMGFWWSMVHDHSFGAGARKREDVHWPGTAEGVQAWITCLHDQWRGAVMGLDDAELHSTKRTRWPLEGRPFADIVAWVNLELMKNAAELGYARFVLAVADR from the coding sequence ATGGACTCTCAGGAGAACAGCAGCCTGCGAAGCGTGTTGTTGACGCAACTCGACACGGCCTGGGCGCTCACCCAATACCATCTCAATGGGCTGACGACGCGGGAGTGCCTCCTGAGGCCCGCGCGCAAGGGGCTGCACGTGGAGCAAGGCCAGGACGGCGTCTGGCGCGCCGAGTGGCCGGAGTCGGAGGCCTATGACATCGGGCCCGCATCCATCGCCTGGCTGACGTGGCACATGGGCTTCTGGTGGTCGATGGTGCACGACCACTCGTTTGGCGCGGGTGCGCGGAAGCGCGAGGACGTGCACTGGCCCGGAACCGCCGAGGGCGTCCAGGCCTGGATCACATGCCTGCACGACCAGTGGCGCGGCGCCGTCATGGGACTGGACGACGCCGAGTTGCACTCGACGAAGCGCACGCGGTGGCCCCTGGAGGGCAGGCCCTTCGCGGACATCGTCGCGTGGGTGAACCTGGAGCTGATGAAGAACGCGGCGGAGCTGGGCTACGCGCGCTTCGTCCTGGCCGTGGCGGACAGATAG
- a CDS encoding class I SAM-dependent methyltransferase: protein MAITMSPQEYATAFRILAASARHPTNIHHIVTERLFPGLPEHPTLLDVGAGAGKVAERLAPHFDSLTLLEPHPEQSSGFHHEKATVLPVSLERYVSNDRYDLVVCSHVLYHVPVSEWGGFIDRLLGFVRPGGSCLIVMAAARGPTHAMCREFSDSLHFSEEVAAELQRKGLPHESIATMSGFAAKTFDEMYTLCRFLVLEGCFTAAQLAALTPDEARRLDARIRAHAERCLQPDGTYRLEQDEDVILIPR, encoded by the coding sequence ATGGCCATCACGATGTCACCGCAGGAGTACGCCACGGCGTTTCGCATTCTCGCGGCGTCCGCAAGGCATCCGACGAACATCCACCACATCGTCACGGAGCGGCTGTTCCCAGGTCTCCCCGAGCACCCCACCCTGCTGGATGTCGGGGCGGGGGCCGGCAAGGTCGCGGAACGGCTCGCGCCGCATTTCGACTCGCTCACCCTGCTGGAGCCCCACCCCGAGCAGAGCTCCGGCTTCCATCATGAGAAGGCGACGGTCCTCCCTGTCTCCCTGGAGCGGTATGTCTCCAATGACAGATACGACCTGGTCGTCTGCTCGCACGTCCTGTATCACGTGCCTGTTTCCGAGTGGGGAGGCTTCATTGACAGACTGCTTGGCTTCGTGCGGCCCGGCGGAAGCTGTCTGATTGTGATGGCCGCCGCCCGGGGGCCGACCCATGCGATGTGCCGGGAGTTCTCGGACTCCCTGCACTTCAGCGAAGAGGTCGCCGCTGAATTGCAGCGCAAGGGTTTGCCCCACGAGTCGATCGCGACGATGAGCGGGTTCGCCGCGAAGACCTTCGACGAGATGTACACGCTCTGCCGCTTCCTCGTGCTGGAGGGGTGTTTCACGGCCGCGCAACTGGCGGCCCTGACCCCAGATGAGGCGCGAAGGCTCGATGCGCGAATCCGTGCCCATGCCGAGCGTTGCCTGCAACCTGACGGAACGTACCGGCTGGAACAGGACGAGGATGTGATCCTCATCCCCCGGTAG